The following proteins come from a genomic window of Henningerozyma blattae CBS 6284 chromosome 4, complete genome:
- the TBLA0D02310 gene encoding uncharacterized protein (similar to Saccharomyces cerevisiae EMP47 (YFL048C) and EMP46 (YLR080W); ancestral locus Anc_8.2), giving the protein MLLTQIAAASLAILHISQGHPDIQHESSEVPLKDFSLDNLLSSSSISSKWKLGQDARYNEGRIVLTPKKNSLGSLWLTEDVPMNKNAFTLEWTFRSVGYSGPTSGGLSFWILDSAAPIDLKDQSLFNGPSKYDGLQLLVDNSSPVGPTLRGSLNDGSETFNKQNIYDKTFASCLIGYQDSSVPSTLRLTYDRNADNLLKLQVDNKVCFQTRKIKLSPSNANLYRFGVSADNSNTAESFEILKMKLYDFVTEDSLIPNVKEMAQPKLLTKIIDKASGKEKIVDKEIYDSENSEITNYELYRKLDKVEGKLLANDISILEKKLSNILEAQQEMRKYVEHLEKALNVLTTNTINNNGNDNKDGEAKIVNDNSNYEDFLAMNTKLEQMLNEQQKIRETTSKQNHMPPGPQVEDVLNKLALWLSPLVIIILVMAYYTFKIRQEIVKTKLL; this is encoded by the coding sequence ATGCTTTTGACACAGATCGCTGCTGCTTCACTAGCTATATTGCATATAAGTCAAGGTCATCCTGACATTCAGCATGAATCTTCAGAAGTTcctttaaaagatttttcattagataATCTACTGAGTTCTTCATCTATTTCTTCGAAATGGAAGTTAGGTCAAGATGCAAGATATAATGAAGGACGAATCGTCTTGACTCCCAAGAAAAATAGTCTAGGGTCTCTTTGGTTGACTGAAGATGTTCCTATGAACAAAAATGCATTCACCTTGGAATGGACTTTCAGATCTGTCGGGTATTCTGGCCCTACCTCTGGTGGGCTATCTTTCTGGATATTAGATTCGGCTGCCCCGATTGATTTGAAAGAtcaatcattatttaatggaCCATCCAAATATGACGGTTTACAATTATTAGTTGATAACAGTAGCCCAGTAGGCCCAACTTTACGTGGTTCATTGAATGATGGTTCTgaaacttttaataaacaaaatatctATGACAAAACATTTGCATCATGTTTGATTGGTTACCAAGATTCTTCAGTCCCATCTACTTTACGTTTAACTTATGATCGTAATGCTGATAATCTGTTAAAATTGCAAGTCGATAACAAAGTATGTTTCCAAACAAGAAAGATTAAATTGTCACCATCTAATGCTAATCTATATAGATTTGGTGTTTCTGCTGACAATTCAAACACTGCGgaatcttttgaaattttgaaaatgaaactTTATGATTTTGTTACAGAAGATTCCCTGATACCAAATGTTAAGGAGATGGCACAACCTAAATTATTGACCAAGATAATTGATAAAGCCTCTggtaaagaaaaaattgttgataaagaaatttatgATTCAGAAAATAGTGAAATCACCAACTACGAATTATATAGAAAGTTAGATAAAGTTGAAGGGAAATTATTAGCAAATGATATTAgtattttagaaaaaaaactatcAAATATCCTAGAAGCACAACAAGAAATGAGAAAATATGTAGAACATTTGGAGAAAGCTTTGAATGTCTTAACTACAAATACTATTAATAACAACGgcaatgataataaagatggTGAAGCCAAAATTGTGAATGACAATTCTAATTACGAAGATTTCCTAGCAATGAATACCAAATTGGAACAAATGTTGAATGAACAACAAAAGATTAGAGAAACCACTTCCAAACAAAACCACATGCCACCTGGCCCACAAGTTGAAGATGTCTTGAACAAATTAGCCCTTTGGTTGTCTCCAttggttattattatcctTGTCATGGCTTATTATACATTTAAGATTAGACAAGAGATTGTCAAAACCAAACTGTtgtaa
- the RGD2 gene encoding GTPase-activating protein RGD2 (similar to Saccharomyces cerevisiae RGD2 (YFL047W); ancestral locus Anc_8.4), which yields MPSFADSFWSEDLTSGLEKLFNQMYHGNDQNNLFIQLFASRMQFEVSYGRQLYTINDNIENLEEFHLKSEFYTTDSAFSHLLNKMSNEGDYHLNIASNIEILVLRPFSKWCKEHHDRIKYSEKTLKKSVENFKKSKTMINKLETEYFNKCRSLEDFKRLNFNEKDLGDTVETLKLFEKKNQQVQKENDHKKFATLASIDFDYITMRQTLKLLLLDLPKSDYKLPFLKFTITNTNNGNEITNFLLEQMSLKDVEQAEQFGQDLLNLGFIKYCNGVGNSFANSKKFQFQWKPYAYKFANIQIPDSQSISFTTTAATAATPTVTTSTKRSTSESGSLDSISLSTTITPTPPSTNATSTPNGKATDINIDNDKINSETVIEYHKPKPKNSPVPISDDLLALMTKHVSEKENTLFKLIRDVDKSDNKYFEECFKMDDLRCSIEELMIDHLSFMEKCEIDRLNAIKKATFDFCSIIGNKVISLKTCIEGMMEAENSIDTTKDLLNMILENHTGTFQPKVITYNNYYNPGNYQNFGIDLETRCRLDKKVVPLIISTILSFMDQLYPEMSNDKIRTSTWTLPVKLAETHKLRSILNEIPFTDNNQVLNILRESHSEPTTIASVLKIYLLELPEPLITNNIYDVLKVLYNDYPPTRETSTEGKSMNKKVEKISEKISEENERRDNENDDDANDDDDDTTAVDDIKPDNKSNPRSFSDANSESGLLLENKEVQGSKEHVDQKKIDDDRIKGLSTILTSLSKPHIATLDAISTHFYRLIKIIKMGDDGEKLAKDFKDKISQEFANCIIKINKPDELDLGCKIFYDLLTNKKQIFRELKKSKDK from the coding sequence ATGCCTTCATTTGCGGATAGTTTTTGGTCAGAAGATTTAACTTCTGGGTTagagaaattatttaaccAAATGTATCATGGGAATGACCAGaataatttgtttattcaattgtttGCCTCTAGAATGCAATTCGAAGTAAGTTATGGTCGTCAATTGTATACAATAAATGATAACATTGAAAATTTGGAagaatttcatttgaaatCTGAATTCTATACGACAGATTCTGCATTCAgccatttattaaataagatGTCTAATGAAGGAgattatcatttaaatattgcttccaatattgaaattttagtCTTGAGACCATTCTCTAAATGGTGTAAAGAACATCACGatagaattaaatattctgaaaagactttgaaaaaaagtgttgaaaattttaagaaatcCAAAACGATGATTAATAAACTAGAAActgaatatttcaataaatgtAGATCTTTGgaagattttaaaagattaaattttaatgaaaaagatttgGGTGATACAGTTGAAacattgaaattatttgagaagaaaaatcaacaagttcaaaaagaaaatgatcATAAAAAATTTGCTACTTTAGCTTctattgattttgattatatAACAATGAGAcaaactttaaaattattattattggattTACCCAAATCAGATTATAAATTAccttttttgaaatttacaataacaaatacaaacaatGGTAATGAAATTACGAATTTTCTCTTGGAACAAATGTCATTAAAGGATGTGGAACAAGCTGAACAGTTTGGtcaagatttattaaatcttgggtttattaaatattgtaatGGGGTTGGTAATTCTTTTgctaattctaaaaaatttcagTTCCAATGGAAGCCTTATGCTTATAAATTTGCTAATATCCAAATTCCTGATTCACAATCCATTTCATTTACTACTACTGCTGCTACTGCTGCTACTCCTACCGTTACAACTAGTACGAAAAGATCTACATCTGAATCAGGTTCTCTTGATTCTATATCCTTATCAACAACTATAACACCAACACCACCATCTACTAATGCAACTTCCACACCAAATGGTAAAGCTACagatataaatattgataatgataagaTAAATTCAGAAACTGTTATTGAATATCATAAACCTAAACCTAAAAATTCTCCTGTCCCTATTTCTGATGATTTATTGGCATTAATGACTAAACATGTTAGTGAAAAGGAGAATACCTTATTTAAGTTGATTAGAGATGTTGATAAATCTGATAACAAATACTTTGAAGAATGCTTTAAAATGGATGATTTACGTTGTTccattgaagaattaatgaTTGATCATTTATCCTTTATGGAAAAATGTGAGATTGATAGACTAAATGCTATTAAAAAGGCAACTTTTGATTTTTGTTCCATTATTGGTAATAAAGTTATATCATTAAAGACATGTATTGAAGGAATGATGGAAGCAGAAAATTCTATTGATACTACAAaggatttattaaatatgatCTTAGAGAATCATACAGGTACATTCCAACCAAAAGTAATtacatataataattattataatcctggtaattatcaaaattttggTATTGATTTAGAAACAAGATGTAGATTAGATAAGAAAGTTGTACCATTAATCATTTCTACCATACTATCGTTTATGGATCAATTATACCCTGAAATGTCAAATGATAAGATTAGAACTTCCACCTGGACATTACCTGTAAAATTAGCAGAGACACATAAATTACgttctattttaaatgaaatacCATTTACTGATAATAATCAAGTATTAAATATCTTGAGAGAATCTCATTCTGAGCCAACTACTATTGCAAGTgtattaaagatatatcTATTAGAATTACCTGAACCATTGATCacgaataatatttatgatGTATTGAAAGtattatataatgattATCCACCTACTAGAGAAACCTCTACAGAGGGGAAATCcatgaataaaaaagttgaaaaaatttcagaaAAGATATCAGAGGAAAATGAACGTCgtgataatgaaaatgatgatgatgctaatgatgatgacgatgatACAACTGCAGTAGATGATATAAAGCCggataataaatctaaCCCACGTAGTTTCTCTGATGCAAACTCTGAAAgtggattattattagaaaataaagaagtCCAAGGATCCAAAGAACATGTggatcaaaaaaaaatcgatGATGATAGGATTAAAGGGTTATCAACGATCCTTACGTCCTTGTCAAAACCTCATATAGCCACTTTGGATGCTATAAGTACTCATTTTTATCGattaataaagattattaAGATGGGTGATGATGGGGAAAAATTGGCCAAAGATTTCAAAGATAAGATATCGCAAGAGTTTGCCAATTGTATCATTAAGATTAATAAACCTGATGAATTGGATTTAGGGTGTAAGATATtttatgatttattaacGAATAAGAAGCAAATCTTTAGAGAATTGAAGAAGAGCAAAGATAAATAG
- the TBLA0D02330 gene encoding uncharacterized protein (similar to Saccharomyces cerevisiae SIC1 (YLR079W); ancestral locus Anc_8.5), whose translation MIPSTPPRVGHRRNSIKTPTAVFNGKMIPSTPQRGMSETPVTPSTVQPFKQPPLLFDNKLPNLSNNDTKSPFKGLKSPEYTPRNKTSTNVTRQKRNLTASLEAAKPLELSHVSRVLFQDDTHPTTTSFLAPPHNLFDILQDEEDAELQEEAATVLEEELIFFQPTTRSKKLSKTVPGTPSHRITTFEITKNLIYPEPSSLDFSSDEEDENDDGLIQKKALENPFISAKVISKEELLIRKNQLLEENPDIENVITYLNKDGVVIKKNY comes from the coding sequence ATGATCCCTAGCACACCTCCAAGAGTTGGTCACCGTCGTAATAGTATCAAGACTCCCACTGCAGTCTTCAATGGCAAGATGATCCCATCTACACCTCAACGTGGCATGTCAGAAACTCCAGTAACTCCATCTACTGTACAACCTTTCAAACAACCTCCATTATtgtttgataataaattaccaAACCTTTCAAACAATGATACAAAATCTCCTTTCAAAGGTTTGAAATCTCCAGAATACACTCCAAGAAATAAAACTAGCACAAATGTAACAAgacaaaaaagaaacttGACTGCATCTTTAGAAGCTGCAAAACCTTTAGAATTGAGCCATGTAAGTAGAGTTTTGTTTCAAGACGATACTCACCCAACCACCACTTCTTTTTTAGCACCACCTCATAACTTGTTTGATATCTTacaagatgaagaagatgcaGAACTACAAGAAGAAGCTGCTACTGTGTtggaagaagaattaattttcttcCAACCTACTACACGTTCCAAGAAATTATCTAAAACTGTTCCAGGAACTCCTAGCCATAGAATTACTACTTTTGAAATTaccaaaaatttaatatatccAGAACCAAGCTCTTTAGATTTCTCTTCAGACGAAGAAGACGAAAATGATGATGGACTGATACAGAAGAAAGCTCTGGAAAATCCCTTCATCTCTGCCAAGGTCATAtctaaagaagaattgCTAATAAGGAAAAACCAATTGCTTGAAGAAAATCCAGATATTGAAAACGTCATCacttatttaaataaagatggtgtagttattaaaaaaaattattaa
- the SEC53 gene encoding phosphomannomutase SEC53 (similar to Saccharomyces cerevisiae SEC53 (YFL045C); ancestral locus Anc_8.9), protein MSSVKEFAYKEKPDTLVLFDVDGTLTPARLTVSDEVRETLIKLRKKVCIGFVGGSDLSKQLEQLGPNVLDEFDYCFSENGLTAYRLGQQLASQSFINWIGEEKYNKLAVFILKYLSNIELPVRRGTFLEFRNGMINVSPIGRNASTQERNDFEKYDKVHQIRAKFVEALKKEFPDINLTYSIGGQISFDVFPTGWDKTYCLQHVEKDGFKEIHFFGDKTAKGGNDWEIYEDKRTIGHAVTSPDDTVKILNEIFNL, encoded by the coding sequence ATGTCCTCTGTTAAAGAATTTGCTTACAAAGAAAAACCAGACACCTTAGTTCTTTTCGACGTCGATGGTACTTTGACCCCTGCTCGTTTGACTGTTTCTGATGAAGTTAGAGAAACCTTAATCAAATTAAGAAAGAAGGTCTGTATTGGTTTTGTCGGTGGTTCCGATTTAAGCAAACAATTGGAACAATTGGGTCCAAACGTCTTGGATGAATTCGATTACTGTTTCTCCGAAAATGGTTTGACTGCTTACAGGTTAGGTCAACAATTAGCTTCTCAATCTTTCATCAATTGGATTGGtgaagaaaaatacaaCAAATTGGCTGTTTTCatcttgaaatatttatccaACATTGAATTGCCAGTTAGAAGAGGTACTTTCTTAGAATTCAGAAATGGTATGATCAATGTTTCCCCAATTGGTAGAAACGCTTCTACTCAAGAAAGAAACGACTTCGAAAAATACGATAAGGTCCATCAAATCAGAGCTAAGTTCGTCGAAGCTTTGAAGAAGGAATTCCCAGATATCAACTTGACTTACTCCATCGGTGGTCAAATCTCCTTCGATGTCTTCCCAACCGGTTGGGATAAGACCTACTGTTTACAACACGTCGAAAAGGATGGCTTCAAAGAAATCCACTTCTTTGGTGACAAAACCGCCAAGGGTGGTAACGATTGGGAAATCTACGAAGACAAGAGAACCATCGGTCACGCTGTCACCAGTCCAGATGACACTGTTAAAATCTTGAACGAAATCTTCAACTTGTAA